The DNA window GGTCCCATTTTCCCCAACGAAACAGTGCCGGGTGAGGGTCCAATGACACGCAGAGCAGATGGGGAGCAGTCAGGAACCCCAAGTACAAGGCTCCTGTCTCTTCACGGgccacagaaaagagagagagaagggctagGAGTGAAAGGTACTTCATCAAAGGGGACCAAGTGCCGCAGCCACTGCCCGCAGTGAGAGGGAGCCTGGGCCAGGCGTGCGGGGGGGCGTGAGGGTGGCTGTCCCGGGCGCCGGGTCCTGGACTGCCGCCACCCCCAACGGAAGCTGCTGCCTCGCTGGCTTGTGGCGGCCGATCGCCTTTTGGCCGCAGCAGGCTTTTGGCTTGAGCTCGACTCCTCAGCGGCCAGGGTCTGTCTGTGTCCACAGCCCGTGTCCTTTCCAGGCCCATCATCCTCTTCAAATCCTACTGCCTGGTGTGGCTCCGGCTGCCCACCTCTCACCCAGGGCTCAGGCACTCTGCCGGGAGCTCTCATGTCTCTGACCCATCTTCCACGTCTCAGTTCTTCTAGAACCCCACGAATGGCCTGTCCTTACCCTGACTGAGACCTCTGGGGTGCCCCACCACCAAGTGTGGGGGGCTGAAgacccctcctgctccccaggcCTCCCGTTGCGCTCTAGAAGGACCGCCTGCCTCCGCTCGCCACTCGTGCCCTTTCTCGCCCTGGTCGGCCTCCATGCTTGCTTCCTCTTGGCCTGGATTGTCCTGGGCACAAGCCTGGGTGACGGCCTTTAATCATACTGCACTGTCACCGTCTGGAACGTCCGGCCTGGCAGGGAGGCTATTTGTGCAAGCTCATCACATAGGAGGCTTGCTGACGAGAGGCTGTGAAATGATCAAGTGAACGGATGACGATTCCAAGTTCTGGCTCTGATCGGTGTCCCTCGACTGTCCCTAGCCTGCCCCGCTCCTCCCTACCACCGCAATCGGAGAGCGAAGTTATCAGAGTCGCAGAATGTCCTGCAGCGACACGCGGGACCTGTCGGCAGATAAGGAGTCCCCTTTCCCGGGAGTCACGTGCAGACACGGCGGACATCGCTTTGGCCGAGCCTctgcaatcatttaaaaaaactctgaGTTGAAAATGTTCGCCCCTTTCCCATGAAAATAACACCCTGACCTCTTCTCtgattaaaaatctttatttccagAAGCAGGACTGTTTCTGACTCGGAGTTCAAGGGCTCGGCCTGTCTCTAAAGCCTCAATTCTGCCTTCTCAGGTCCCAGCCTTCCTGGAAGGCTCAGAAACTCGCTTGccacgcacccccccccccccggtgcccCATCTTCAGAACTCCCTTCTCGAAGCTTGGACAACTTTCTCTTGGAGCGCAGACTTGGTCTGCCCATTTGTCTCCCTTCCACACCTTTCCAGAAGCTCCATTTCCACGGGAAAGAGCCCAGCCTCCCGGCTGCCTTCCTAGTGGGGCCGTTTCCATGGGAAACAGAAGAGGAGGGGGGACTCTGGCGAGCAGCtccagaggggtggggagggtggggggccctTCACCCCTTCATGAGCCGCAGAGCCGCTCGACCTCCTCCTCGCAGGCGTAGAATTTCTCGAAGAGCTCCGGGGAGGTGCCGTTGCACTCCAGCCACCTTCTCAGCGTGCCCAGTGCCCGGAGGGCGTCGGCCTTGGTGGGCAGGGGCCCCGGGCCATCCTCCCCGGCCCCCTCCTCGTCCTCAGTGCCCGCCTCCTCCTTGCACGTTCCGGACTCGGGCTCCTCACCCTCCAGGTCCACGAAGCGGGAAAACTCCTCGAGGCTCAGCCCACCGGGGACCGGCGACATCTCCGAGGTGGCCTGGGCTGGAGACGGGGACGTTTTGCAGGGAGCCAGCCCTTCCTGGACGAAGCTGCTCCCAATGAGCTGGGGGGGCACCTTGGCCCAGGCTGCCGCCGCCATGTGCAGCGCGTCCAGCACCGTGATGCCTGCCGCAGCCTCGGCCAGCGAGGCGCCGGCCCTCCTGCTCCGGACGGCCGCCAGCTTGCCCAACAGACGGTGGCGGTAGTGGGTCCTGAAGGCCCGGACCACAGAGCTGGGCAGCGAAGGCGTGCTGGCATCGGCGGCCAGGAGCAGGAGCCGCACGTGGTGGAGCCCGGGCAGGCTGGCCACCCCCTCCACCACCCGGGCGGCCAGCAGCAGGGTCACCTGTCGGCCTTGCCGCCCCATGTCCTTGTCGAAGTGCGCCAACCACTCTGACCAGGGGATGCCCGGGGCGGGGTGGTAGGATGCAGGCAGAGCGTCACCGCTGACCCCGAAGAAGCACTTCGGCGCGGCCTGGAGCCCACTGACCAGTACGCGCCGCTTCTCCGTGCCTCTGCTGTTGGCACACAGCAGCACCCGCACCCGGTCCCGTGCCCCCATCCTGCCGGGCACTGCCCGGTACAGCAGAGGCACCTCCGCGCAGCCAAAAACATCCTCCGGGGAAAAGTctttaagagaaagaggaggctgggcaggggccggggggcctgggggagggggctcaggggGGAACGGAGGCGCAAGCAGGTGGCGTGCCCCGAAGCCTACGTTGTTCCGGCGTTTCCAGCGGACCAGCCAGCCAATGCTGGGCACGAAATCCTGGCCCATGATGTCGGCCAGCTCCTTGGCTTTGTGGAGCAGCACGGGCCCCGTCACGTCCCAGGCCTTGGCCCGGGCGATGCGGTACCAGCAGAGCAGGGCCTCGTCGATCCCGCTGTACTTGGACTCCCGCTTGCGCTTGCGCTCCCGGTTGGCAGTGCCGCTGCACCAGTCCGCCAGCAGCTTCTCCTTATTCTTGCAGATGCGCGAGATCTGGGGCTGGGAGACCTGGAAGCGCCGGGCCACCTCCGACTGGGACATCTTGGACTCGTCCAGGAGTTCCAGCACCTGGATCTTCTCGGCCAGCGAGAGGGCGTGAAGCTTCTTCTTGCTGCTCA is part of the Suricata suricatta isolate VVHF042 chromosome 11, meerkat_22Aug2017_6uvM2_HiC, whole genome shotgun sequence genome and encodes:
- the TIGD3 gene encoding tigger transposable element-derived protein 3, with the protein product MELSSKKKLHALSLAEKIQVLELLDESKMSQSEVARRFQVSQPQISRICKNKEKLLADWCSGTANRERKRKRESKYSGIDEALLCWYRIARAKAWDVTGPVLLHKAKELADIMGQDFVPSIGWLVRWKRRNNVGFGARHLLAPPFPPEPPPPGPPAPAQPPLSLKDFSPEDVFGCAEVPLLYRAVPGRMGARDRVRVLLCANSRGTEKRRVLVSGLQAAPKCFFGVSGDALPASYHPAPGIPWSEWLAHFDKDMGRQGRQVTLLLAARVVEGVASLPGLHHVRLLLLAADASTPSLPSSVVRAFRTHYRHRLLGKLAAVRSRRAGASLAEAAAGITVLDALHMAAAAWAKVPPQLIGSSFVQEGLAPCKTSPSPAQATSEMSPVPGGLSLEEFSRFVDLEGEEPESGTCKEEAGTEDEEGAGEDGPGPLPTKADALRALGTLRRWLECNGTSPELFEKFYACEEEVERLCGS